GGTCACCTCGACGCTGAGTCTGGTCATCGCCACCGTGCTCGGCGTGCCCCTCGCCTGGCTCTTCGCCCGACGTGACTTCCCCGGCAAGGCGATCCTGCGGGCCGTGGCCGTCCTCCCCATGGTCCTGCCGCCGGTCGTCGGCGGGGTCGCCCTCCTCCTCGCCTTCGGCCGCAACGGCCTGCTCGGCAGCCCACTCGAACGGGCAACGGGGGTCACCCTCCCGTTCACCACGGCCGGCGCGGTCCTGGCCGCCACCTTCGTCGCGATGCCCTTCCTGGTGGTCACCGTGGAAGCCGGCCTCCGACAGGCCGACCGGCGCGTCGAGCAGGCCGCCGAGACCCTCGGCGCCTCTCGTTGGACCATCTACCGACGGATCACCCTCCCGCAGATCGCACCGGCCCTCGCCGCCGGCATGGCCCTCGCGTGGGCGCGCGCCCTCGGTGAGTTCGGGGCCACGATCACGTTCGCCGGCAACTTCGAGGGACGGACCCAGACGATGCCGCTGGCCGTCTTCCAGCTGCTGCAGTCCGATCCGGGCGGGGCCTACCTCCTCAGCCTGGTCCTGCTCCTGGTGAGCGTGGTGGTCCTCGTGGCGATGCGAGGCCGCTATCTCGGAGGCGGGCGATGACCGCCAGACCATCTCGCACGATCGTGCAGAAGCCGGCCTATGCATCGGTTAGGCCCCGATCGTGCACCAATCGGACGGCGCGACGGGACCCGACCCTCAGGCTCGCAGGATGAGTGGACAGCTCCAGCTCGCCGTCACACT
This Euzebya tangerina DNA region includes the following protein-coding sequences:
- the modB gene encoding molybdate ABC transporter permease subunit, translating into VRFPTGRSGSPRVGQVPHGSVRFPTPSATLPDVARRRASDGAAETSVVLSGLAILGLALFMIPLVGLIVAAPLERLPDLLRQPQLLAATRLSLVTSTLSLVIATVLGVPLAWLFARRDFPGKAILRAVAVLPMVLPPVVGGVALLLAFGRNGLLGSPLERATGVTLPFTTAGAVLAATFVAMPFLVVTVEAGLRQADRRVEQAAETLGASRWTIYRRITLPQIAPALAAGMALAWARALGEFGATITFAGNFEGRTQTMPLAVFQLLQSDPGGAYLLSLVLLLVSVVVLVAMRGRYLGGGR